Proteins encoded within one genomic window of Microbacterium sp. zg-B185:
- a CDS encoding serine/threonine-protein kinase, translated as MSRPPSTPPQLPGFRYLEPLGVGGFADVFLYEQQMPRREVAVKVLLADRISSSAAQEFADEANVMAMLSTHPAIVTIYQAGVAGDGRPYLVMEYCPRPNLQLRARNETFSIAEALRVGVQVAGAVETAHRAGVLHRDIKPANILVTAYNRPALTDFGIASTTGATGEASGMSIPWSPPESFADPPRSGPRTDVWALSATLYTLIAGRSPFERPGERNSSADLIERIERAALTPLGRPDSPDSLQRVLERAMAKNPDDRYPSAVAFARALQKVQIELAHSVTPIDIVDDHPPAEERDDDGDGLTRVRQIVSIDPDVAAFTRPSATTQPKSAGWELPGVPRFDPPERAAPDLEATQMRLPAASAPPAAEDRTIVRPPMVVAPHAAASAAPAVAPPPDATAVDTPDPAPPRRRRGMWIALSAVVAVVVVVVAIVGLNLLVAGIQTPPETTETSEPQDLVSDFVPKVVDLGGTRQGEQIVFTWVNQDPQEGDSFIWSVVDVTGQVDPQQTETTVAQVPASPTTVCIDVMLRRDDGRVSEPVRGCVD; from the coding sequence GTGAGCCGTCCACCCTCCACCCCGCCGCAGCTCCCCGGCTTCCGCTACCTCGAGCCCCTCGGCGTCGGCGGTTTCGCGGATGTCTTCCTGTACGAGCAGCAGATGCCCCGCCGTGAGGTCGCGGTCAAGGTGCTGCTGGCCGACCGCATCTCCAGCAGCGCCGCCCAGGAGTTCGCCGACGAGGCCAACGTGATGGCGATGCTCTCGACGCATCCCGCGATCGTCACGATCTACCAGGCCGGGGTCGCCGGAGACGGCCGGCCGTACCTGGTGATGGAGTATTGCCCGCGCCCGAACCTGCAGCTGCGTGCGCGCAACGAGACGTTCTCGATCGCGGAGGCGCTGCGCGTGGGCGTGCAGGTCGCGGGAGCGGTGGAGACCGCCCACCGGGCCGGCGTCCTGCACCGTGACATCAAGCCTGCCAACATCCTCGTCACCGCGTACAACCGCCCGGCGCTGACGGACTTCGGGATCGCCTCGACGACCGGCGCAACGGGTGAGGCATCCGGCATGTCGATCCCGTGGTCGCCACCGGAGTCGTTCGCCGATCCACCGCGCAGCGGACCGCGCACGGATGTGTGGGCACTGAGTGCGACCCTCTACACGCTGATCGCCGGACGTTCGCCCTTCGAGAGGCCGGGGGAGCGCAACTCCAGCGCCGATCTGATCGAGCGGATCGAGCGTGCCGCCCTCACCCCACTGGGCCGCCCGGACTCGCCGGACAGCCTCCAGCGCGTCCTCGAACGCGCGATGGCGAAGAATCCGGATGACCGCTACCCCAGCGCCGTTGCGTTCGCGCGGGCGCTGCAGAAGGTGCAGATCGAGCTCGCGCACTCCGTGACACCCATCGACATCGTCGACGATCACCCGCCCGCCGAAGAGCGGGACGACGACGGGGACGGGCTGACCCGCGTGCGGCAGATCGTCAGCATCGACCCGGATGTCGCCGCCTTCACGCGCCCCTCGGCCACCACCCAGCCCAAAAGCGCCGGGTGGGAGCTGCCCGGTGTGCCGCGTTTCGACCCGCCTGAGCGCGCCGCCCCCGACCTCGAGGCGACTCAGATGCGCCTTCCCGCTGCGAGCGCACCACCCGCGGCCGAGGACCGGACCATCGTCCGGCCGCCGATGGTGGTCGCGCCGCACGCCGCGGCATCCGCGGCTCCCGCCGTCGCCCCACCTCCCGACGCGACTGCCGTCGACACGCCTGATCCGGCGCCACCCCGCCGCCGCAGAGGCATGTGGATCGCCCTGTCGGCCGTCGTCGCCGTCGTGGTCGTCGTCGTCGCGATCGTCGGCCTGAACCTTCTGGTGGCCGGGATCCAGACCCCGCCCGAAACGACCGAGACGTCCGAGCCGCAGGACCTGGTGTCCGACTTCGTTCCGAAGGTCGTGGACCTGGGCGGCACGCGGCAGGGGGAGCAGATCGTCTTCACCTGGGTGAACCAGGACCCGCAGGAGGGTGACAGCTTCATCTGGAGCGTCGTCGACGTCACCGGCCAGGTCGATCCGCAGCAGACCGAGACCACTGTGGCGCAGGTGCCCGCGAGCCCCACGACCGTCTGCATCGACGTGATGCTGCGACGGGACGACGGACGGGTCTCCGAACCCGTCCGGGGGTGCGTGGACTGA